A stretch of Parvimonas micra DNA encodes these proteins:
- a CDS encoding AI-2E family transporter: protein MRFNWEQKNTVNVITGVLIFAISILCYFIFSNMKSIISYTSNIKYILMPFIIGGAIAYVLNFFVKFFEKYILKIEIFKKLKAKYVRMFAMIITYFVFFAFIILLLKYIIPQFYSNITLFVERTPAFIDMGVEKAKYMLQNIEISSEIRTFINGKLTEFAAFSTTFLTNMISWVATFATRVISLFLNIILAIIISGYLLYDKENFSRILKKFMIAVFPERTNRATFKIVKRFDYTLRSYLLAKGIGAIIVGISFYIILLFMKIDYALLFAFILGFTNLIPWFGCYLGAVPIVIVLLFTSTFNTVLWFMVIVVIVSMIDANVISPRVSGKSLGISSFWVIFALVLGGSLFGVLGFLLSVPVFVVIYTTLKEYIEARLIKKGYSIKNPAEEFEKKEV, encoded by the coding sequence ATGAGATTTAACTGGGAACAAAAGAATACAGTAAATGTTATAACCGGAGTTTTAATATTTGCTATTTCAATACTTTGTTATTTTATATTTTCTAATATGAAATCCATAATTTCATATACTTCTAATATAAAATATATTTTGATGCCATTTATAATAGGTGGAGCAATAGCATATGTTCTAAACTTTTTTGTAAAGTTTTTTGAAAAATATATTTTGAAAATTGAAATTTTTAAGAAATTAAAAGCTAAATATGTTAGAATGTTCGCAATGATTATAACTTATTTTGTATTTTTTGCTTTTATAATTCTACTTTTAAAATATATTATCCCACAATTTTATTCTAATATAACGCTTTTTGTTGAAAGAACTCCAGCTTTTATAGATATGGGTGTGGAAAAGGCAAAATATATGTTACAAAATATTGAGATAAGTTCAGAAATTAGGACTTTTATCAATGGTAAATTGACAGAGTTCGCAGCTTTTTCAACAACATTTTTGACAAATATGATTTCTTGGGTTGCAACTTTTGCAACTAGAGTTATATCCTTGTTTTTAAATATAATTTTAGCTATAATAATATCAGGCTATCTATTATATGATAAAGAAAACTTTTCAAGAATTTTGAAAAAATTTATGATAGCAGTTTTTCCTGAAAGAACAAACAGGGCAACTTTTAAGATTGTTAAGAGATTTGATTATACTTTAAGGTCTTATCTTTTAGCAAAGGGTATTGGAGCAATAATAGTTGGTATATCTTTTTACATAATTTTATTATTTATGAAGATTGATTATGCTTTATTATTTGCATTTATACTTGGTTTTACAAACTTAATTCCATGGTTTGGTTGTTATCTTGGAGCTGTACCAATAGTTATCGTATTACTTTTTACATCGACTTTCAATACAGTTTTATGGTTTATGGTAATTGTAGTAATTGTGTCGATGATAGATGCGAATGTAATATCACCAAGAGTATCAGGAAAGAGTTTAGGAATAAGCTCGTTTTGGGTTATATTTGCATTGGTACTTGGGGGAAGTTTATTTGGAGTTTTAGGATTTTTACTTTCCGTACCAGTTTTTGTTGTAATTTATACAACATTAAAGGAATATATAGAAGCTAGGTTGATTAAAAAAGGATACTCTATAAAAAATCCTGCGGAAGAGTTTGAAAAGAAAGAGGTTTAA
- a CDS encoding ATP-binding protein, which translates to MNLDELVLKSLSKRPLLREKIKEKRQKKVYSSIDNIENLISKRNDLATKIMKSTLANIDCIEERKEFDILEKNINELLLKNGFSKDYLNKFYCCEKCKDTGYYNGSVCSCIMNDLVEDRVLESGFSSKKREQNFSNFDFSLFEGNFEHANRLVNSREYIEKLISFSKEYCDNFTIKDYGIFFYGKSGAGKTYFASAMVNYMLDKGKRACFVTATEFFELMSNYSYSFYRDKKELQDRIDFIRNVDFLVIDDLGNEITNKNNNSFLSSLLDYRFENGLNTVITSNLLEYDLAEYYDSRVASRIRGNFKFFVFPPFDLRDKIGKNIKL; encoded by the coding sequence ATGAATTTAGATGAATTAGTTTTAAAAAGTCTTAGTAAAAGACCTTTATTAAGAGAGAAAATAAAAGAAAAAAGACAAAAAAAAGTCTATTCTTCCATTGACAATATTGAAAATTTAATATCGAAGAGAAATGATTTAGCCACAAAAATTATGAAGTCAACACTAGCTAATATTGATTGTATAGAAGAAAGAAAAGAATTTGATATACTAGAAAAAAATATCAATGAATTACTCTTGAAAAATGGCTTCTCAAAAGATTATCTAAATAAATTCTATTGCTGTGAAAAATGTAAAGATACAGGATATTATAATGGCTCTGTCTGTAGCTGTATAATGAATGACTTAGTTGAGGATAGAGTTTTAGAAAGTGGCTTTTCAAGCAAGAAAAGAGAGCAAAATTTTTCTAATTTTGATTTTTCTCTCTTTGAAGGCAATTTTGAGCATGCAAATAGGCTTGTAAATTCCAGAGAATATATAGAAAAATTAATTTCTTTTTCAAAAGAATACTGTGATAATTTTACAATAAAAGATTATGGAATTTTCTTTTATGGTAAAAGTGGTGCTGGAAAGACTTATTTCGCATCGGCAATGGTAAACTATATGTTGGATAAGGGTAAGAGAGCTTGTTTTGTTACTGCAACTGAATTTTTTGAGCTCATGTCTAATTACAGTTACAGTTTTTATAGAGACAAAAAGGAATTACAGGATAGAATTGATTTTATAAGAAATGTTGATTTCTTAGTGATTGATGACCTTGGAAATGAAATTACTAATAAAAATAATAATAGTTTTTTGAGTTCGCTTTTAGATTATAGATTTGAAAATGGCTTGAATACAGTAATAACATCAAATCTTTTAGAATATGACTTAGCAGAATACTACGATTCAAGAGTGGCAAGTAGAATTAGGGGAAATTTTAAATTCTTTGTTTTTCCACCTTTTGACTTAAGAGATAAAATTGGTAAGAATATAAAATTATAG
- a CDS encoding DnaD domain-containing protein: protein MEISFKKSIIQPGVTPIENMFLDNYLPIVDEISLKVYLFLYKRLFGSYKSELSIKCIAEELRFSEVQVMNSLKYWKNNQLLDYTLDKKGNVEKIEFVNNFALYAGGVYDDNVEKEKEKPMIDNKEYFNKIEKLTGLSLKPHEITEIISHIEETGHGMDLVYKAYEYANNMGKSMSVKYVIGILRAWKRDNNISTVEDLKYFLENKDKNKIKRYSKNTKKYIEKEDILTEEEKREKLKENKNSDTTELLDRY, encoded by the coding sequence GTGGAAATAAGTTTTAAAAAGTCAATAATTCAACCCGGAGTAACTCCTATTGAGAATATGTTTTTGGATAACTACTTGCCAATAGTTGATGAAATTTCCTTAAAGGTTTATTTGTTTTTATATAAAAGACTTTTTGGATCATATAAAAGCGAATTGTCTATAAAATGTATAGCAGAAGAACTTAGATTTTCCGAAGTTCAAGTTATGAATTCTTTAAAATATTGGAAAAATAATCAACTTTTAGATTATACTTTGGATAAAAAAGGAAATGTAGAAAAGATTGAATTTGTAAACAATTTTGCTCTTTATGCAGGTGGAGTCTATGACGACAATGTAGAAAAAGAAAAAGAAAAACCAATGATTGATAATAAAGAATATTTCAATAAAATTGAAAAACTTACAGGTTTAAGTTTAAAGCCTCACGAAATAACTGAAATCATTTCACATATTGAAGAAACTGGTCATGGTATGGATTTAGTTTATAAGGCTTATGAATATGCTAATAACATGGGAAAGAGTATGTCTGTAAAATATGTTATTGGAATTCTAAGAGCTTGGAAGAGAGATAATAATATTTCAACTGTAGAAGATTTGAAGTATTTCCTTGAAAATAAAGATAAAAATAAAATTAAGAGATACAGTAAAAACACTAAAAAATATATCGAAAAAGAAGATATTTTAACAGAAGAAGAGAAAAGAGAAAAACTTAAAGAAAATAAGAATTCGGATACAACAGAATTACTCGATAGGTATTAA
- a CDS encoding GNAT family N-acetyltransferase: MNNFLIEDDDIKIKKFEKNNIQGFKNFSPYEDILLTDYNLCFLTESEIKKWEKKIKSKKNNYFAIFLQDTMIGYISISKISFLNSNYELSLSFDERYCSKGYGFKSLRLFLEYYFENFDKYSIWLNVNAFNQRAIHLYEKIGFEKISEFLGDFEVQKMQKLKRYEETKEYFEEKNNIIYSKIFTMKLDRLKFLERWDRSGNKF, from the coding sequence ATGAATAATTTTTTAATTGAAGATGATGACATTAAGATTAAAAAATTTGAAAAGAACAATATTCAAGGTTTCAAAAATTTCTCTCCTTATGAGGATATATTGCTAACTGATTATAATCTCTGTTTTTTGACTGAATCAGAAATTAAAAAATGGGAAAAGAAAATAAAATCGAAAAAGAACAATTATTTTGCTATTTTTTTACAAGATACTATGATAGGATATATTTCTATAAGTAAAATTAGTTTTTTAAACAGTAATTATGAGCTTTCTTTGTCTTTTGATGAAAGATATTGCTCTAAAGGATATGGATTTAAATCTCTTAGACTGTTTTTAGAATACTATTTTGAAAATTTTGATAAATATTCTATTTGGCTAAATGTAAATGCTTTTAATCAAAGAGCAATACATTTATATGAAAAAATTGGCTTTGAAAAAATAAGTGAATTTCTTGGAGATTTTGAAGTTCAAAAAATGCAAAAATTAAAGAGATATGAAGAAACTAAGGAATATTTTGAAGAAAAAAATAATATAATTTATTCAAAAATTTTCACTATGAAATTAGATAGATTAAAATTTTTAGAAAGGTGGGATAGGAGTGGAAATAAGTTTTAA
- the dnaB gene encoding replicative DNA helicase has protein sequence MHNIYDLEAEKCVLSIMITEPNKREFVFEKLKRKDFYLGWHRDIFSAILELSRENTNVDPITVINKMEAMGFDTESNNGIVGVVEIVNAVAFPSNIENYCKIVKDKSDTRNLLFILDSIKDRAYKNEDYDKVLESIEGQIFELSQNESRTGLTHIKDTLKEVIELLDERSKIKGSLTGVPTGFADLDRILLGMQKKDLILLAARPSVGKTALAGNIALNAALKDYKVAIFSLEMSKTQLAQRMLSSLSLVNSKQFMSGDITEWEDVFEASSIIAGKSIYMDDTAGISITELRSKCRRLKADSGLDFIMIDYLQLMTSEGRNENRQQEISTISRNLKALAKELDVPILALSQLSRDSEKSGRKPKLSDLRESGAIEQDADVVILLNREDYQDKEKEEEVQNEIELIIAKHRNGEIGSIKLNFIKEYSRFLDLQTDRDKELFNE, from the coding sequence ATGCATAATATTTACGACTTAGAAGCTGAAAAATGCGTCTTGTCGATAATGATTACAGAGCCAAATAAAAGAGAGTTTGTTTTTGAAAAATTAAAGAGAAAAGATTTTTATTTAGGTTGGCATAGAGATATATTTAGTGCAATCTTGGAATTATCAAGAGAAAATACAAATGTAGATCCAATTACAGTAATCAATAAAATGGAAGCAATGGGTTTTGATACAGAATCAAATAATGGAATTGTTGGAGTTGTTGAAATTGTAAATGCTGTTGCTTTTCCTTCAAATATAGAAAATTATTGTAAGATTGTAAAGGATAAATCAGATACTAGAAATCTACTTTTTATTCTTGATAGTATAAAAGATAGAGCATATAAAAATGAAGATTATGACAAAGTTTTAGAGTCAATTGAAGGTCAAATTTTTGAATTGTCACAAAATGAAAGTAGAACAGGACTTACTCATATAAAAGATACTCTAAAAGAGGTTATTGAACTACTTGATGAAAGAAGTAAAATAAAAGGTTCTTTGACCGGCGTTCCTACAGGATTCGCAGACTTGGACAGGATATTACTTGGAATGCAAAAAAAAGACTTAATTTTACTTGCAGCAAGACCATCTGTAGGGAAGACAGCATTGGCAGGAAATATAGCTTTAAATGCTGCCCTAAAGGATTATAAAGTAGCAATTTTTTCTTTGGAAATGAGTAAAACACAATTAGCTCAAAGAATGTTAAGTTCTCTTTCTCTTGTAAATTCAAAACAATTTATGAGTGGAGATATAACTGAATGGGAAGATGTCTTTGAAGCGAGCTCTATTATAGCTGGGAAATCTATTTATATGGATGACACTGCAGGAATTTCTATAACTGAACTAAGAAGTAAATGTAGAAGACTTAAAGCTGATAGCGGTCTTGACTTTATTATGATAGACTATTTACAACTTATGACTTCTGAGGGAAGAAATGAAAATAGACAACAAGAAATTTCTACTATTTCAAGAAATTTAAAAGCATTAGCAAAGGAATTGGACGTTCCTATTCTAGCATTGAGTCAGTTATCTCGTGATAGTGAAAAAAGTGGTAGAAAGCCGAAACTTAGTGATTTAAGAGAATCAGGGGCAATCGAACAAGATGCTGACGTTGTAATTTTACTTAACAGAGAAGATTATCAAGATAAAGAAAAAGAAGAAGAAGTACAAAATGAAATTGAATTGATTATAGCAAAGCATAGAAATGGTGAAATTGGAAGTATTAAACTTAACTTTATTAAAGAGTACTCAAGATTTTTGGATTTACAAACTGATAGAGATAAGGAGCTTTTCAATGAATAA
- the rplI gene encoding 50S ribosomal protein L9 has translation MKVILIKDVKSFGKAGELVNAKTGYARNFLIPNGLAKEATKENLEIWEKEQAELKRIEAENIKNAKELKDVLEKLEVVIKTKTGSGDKLFGSITSQDISDALKKQHKIEIDKRKIELKENIKSLCTLTVPVRVYPEIVATVKVSIEKE, from the coding sequence ATGAAAGTAATTTTGATTAAAGATGTAAAGAGTTTTGGGAAAGCTGGTGAGCTTGTTAATGCTAAGACAGGATATGCTAGGAACTTTTTGATTCCTAATGGCTTAGCTAAAGAAGCCACAAAAGAAAATCTTGAAATCTGGGAAAAAGAACAAGCTGAATTAAAGAGAATAGAAGCTGAAAACATAAAAAATGCAAAAGAATTAAAAGATGTTTTAGAAAAATTGGAAGTAGTTATAAAGACTAAAACAGGAAGTGGAGATAAGCTTTTCGGTTCAATAACTTCTCAAGATATTAGTGATGCCTTGAAAAAACAACATAAAATTGAAATTGACAAAAGAAAAATAGAATTAAAGGAAAATATTAAATCACTTTGCACTTTGACAGTTCCAGTTAGAGTTTATCCTGAAATAGTTGCAACTGTTAAGGTTTCTATTGAAAAGGAGTAA